A genomic region of Bactrocera dorsalis isolate Fly_Bdor chromosome 3, ASM2337382v1, whole genome shotgun sequence contains the following coding sequences:
- the LOC105226658 gene encoding centrosomin isoform X2, with translation MSGIFRTHSLNSTSHSTPQKRYSFGAFCTSPSTLKDVTMEHSYGVGFPCVSLQGHGTTSPPVQGRSVREFEEQMASLRKENFNLKLRLYFLEESVPGYHQANAEGHDSLMKQLIETKVEIEILRKELEQKQELLKEAAQAMNHMEDIQKETESKGQAFIEELKQKIQFLEMERDLDKTQQSGFMNDLLGHSEISENVNTLQKIRELEGMVTQSESKIMAMQTQNNKFEELLAKRDETIKEYEEKVKELAFQNAELLEMMENKEKDMANIELNLKSLRLCNADLKEDNSNLIEALKSTQDNFHKEFSNMKVCEKRMREQQDALSQMQRDLKEKKIALADKLCELDDAQQELVKLRKSYDTACRTLQQLLQREKQQQQDGVNRALSDSEALQNHLQKCDHENTIKNLEAEVKKKTAALQNLVNNELWQKNREIERLTKLVNANTTTTSPLSPTAARKNLESLQLQQSFTESDYAKALEHNKLLQRKVDVLNQRLISGRSNEALIEELRLEARTARAEADNAETCRVAYAKVFGALSDRLYELAGFLNSLMKHKEVLSFLSTDRRRAMRTAVDCSLDLSTSIRETLTTGDQSFEGLSNLSRLLLDDDEHDVVGLTNKTLNSHEHLRARHSFDVLRSENKALRKILDSRRSCGGTADYAKDAKDRRSLPPFLLDNLSESEAWSEPDRQVSMARIGLEEHGATATNVSVKDTISKQAPATADTDSESESDALQQSRTTKLRNQERITQLEKLIAQRDERILMVQFQLVEADNNLKKESLRAITLTQEVEQLRQRNEELITDLIAIGSEPSNASNAAINSSVIQRQIDEKTRAVEQLQGERDRIAVEARLAEVQVGALKADIEDIKQKYEIQLKLASEKERQRLDTLKHELEELMQQRLKEQERIHKDTLTREWIARTTYEECKAQLTELQTQYIEAQRNIDYLTENEQELKESLITSEMEVRSLKKQLDESVLQASKFITERTKLYNEKLQVEKRLMDLQQQLSSAERQHTTTAQRVKELEALQQTLNEQLAQAQLALAAKRLNASDASQSGYASDEVQKSSTKRESNSSPDLGIHSDTGRVSSVELSNLQRSLLKTVPMPSGGEKVTQEDIRYSKQDKGNINALVSKRPQHSSSSDLGIESDTGRTSSMDIKNESPTRTETDDSNTENKMSVANVNTSATATAGANAGTHPIHDCIKVEQENAELRRKLVQTKRAFEETYKKLHIANQRKETFQKEIKDQILKTKNVLKYARLHMAKVQQPNAPHHHETEAHEQETQHNQQQQKQHHHHQQQQRNVTNDGGASTSKSSSDAPH, from the exons CACGAGTCCGAGCACACTGAAGGATGTTACAATGGAGCATTCAT ATGGTGTTGGATTTCCCTGTGTCAGCCTACAGGGCCACGGCACGACCTCGCCGCCGGTGCAGGGTCGCTCCGTGCGCGAATTCGAAGAGCAAATGGCATCGCTGCgcaaagaaaatttcaatttgaagcTGCGTTTATATTTCCTCGAGGAGAGTGTGCCAGGTTATCATCAAGCGAATGCCGAGGGTCATGATTCGCTTATGAAGCAGCTGATCGAAACAAAG gttgaaattgaaattttacgtAAGGAACTGGAGCAGAAACAGGAGTTATTAAAGGAAGCTGCGCAAGCTATGAATCACATGGAGGATATACAGAAAGAAACTGAGTCAAAGGGGCAGGCTTTTATTGAAGAACTCAAGCAGAAGATACAGTTTTTGGAG ATGGAACGCGACTTGGATAAGACTCAACAAAGCGGTTTTATGAACGATTTGCTTGGACATTCAGAGATTTCGGAAAATGTCAATACTTTACAAAAA ATACGTGAACTTGAGGGCATGGTCACACAGTCGGAGAGCAAAATAATGGCAATGCAAACACAGAATAACAAGTTCGAAGAGCTGCTTGCGAAGCGTGATGAGACAATCAAGGAATATGAGGAGAAAGTGAAGGAATTGGCTTTCCAAAATGCTGAACTCTTGGAGATGATGGAGAACAAGGAAAAGGATATGGCCAATATTGAG CTTAATTTGAAAAGTCTACGTCTGTGTAATGCCGATCTGAAGGAAGATAATAGCAACTTAATTGAAGCTTTGAAGTCCACACAAGATAATTTCCATAAAGAGTTTTCAAATATGAAAGTATGCGAAAAGCGCATGCGCGAACAGCAGGATGCATTGAGCCAAATGCAA cgcGACTTGAAGGAGAAGAAGATCGCGTTGGCTGATAAATTGTGCGAGTTGGACGATGCGCAACAGGAGTTGGTGAAGCTGCGCAAAAGCTATGACACCGCTTGTCGTACGCTGCAACAGCTCTTGCAACGCgagaagcagcagcaacaagatGGCGTCAATCGTGCCTTGAGCGACTCGGAGGCTTTACAAAATCACTTGCAGAAATGCGATCATGAGAATACGATCAAGAATCTGGAAGCCGAAGTCAAGAAGAAGACTGCAGCCTTGCAG AATCTCGTCAACAATGAACTTTGGCAAAAGAATCGCGAAATCGAACGTCTCACAAAGTTGGTCAATGCTAATACGACGACGACATCGCCACTCTCACCAACAGCCGCACGCAAAAATCTTGAGTCCCTCCAATTGCAGCAATCATTCACCGAAAGTGATTACGCCAAAGCGCTGGAGCACAACAAGCTGCTACAACGTAAAGTGGATGTGTTGAATCAGCGTTTGATCAGCGGACGTAGTAATGAAGCGCTGATCGAAGAATTGCGCTTGGAAGCGCGCACAGCACGTGCCGAAGCCGACAATGCAGAAACCTGTCGAGTCGCATATGCCAAAGTCTTCGGTGCGCTATCGGATCGTCTGTACGAGTTGGCCGGTTTCCTCAATTCGCTTATGAAGCACAAGGAGGTGTTGAGCTTCCTGTCAACGGATCGCCGACGTGCCATGCGCACGGCTGTCGACTGCAGTCTCGATTTGTCGACAAGCATACGTGAGACACTGACCACCGGCGATCAAAGCTTTGAAGGTTTAAGCAATTTATCGCGCCTGCTATTGGACGACGATGAGCATGACGTTGTTGGACTCACCAATAAGACACTAAATTCGCACGAACACTTGCGTGCGCGTCACTCCTTCGATGTATTGCGCTCGGAGAATAAGGCATTGCGTAAGATATTGGATAGTCGCCGCAGTTGTGGCGGCACTGCGGACTATGCGAAGGATGCCAAAGACCGACGCTCATTGCCACCATTTTTGTTAGATAATCTGAGCGAATCGGAGGCGTGGTCCGAACCAGATCGTCAAGTGTCGATGGCGCGCATTGGACTGGAGGAGCACGGCGCTACAGCGACAAATGTCTCAGTGAAGGACACGATCAGCAAGCAAGCGCCAGCAACGGCCGACACGGACAGCGAGAGCGAAAGTGATGCGTTGCAACAGAGCCGCACAACAAAACTGCGCAATCAGGAGCGTATTACGCAGCTGGAGAAGTTGATAGCACAGCGTGATGAGCGCATCTTAATGGTGCAGTTTCAATTGGTCGAGGCTGACAACAATCTGAAGAAAGAATCTCTACGTGCCATAACGCTGACGCAAGAAGTCGAACAGTTGCGTCAACGCAATGAAGAATTAATCACCGATCTGATCGCGATCGGCAGTGAGCCATCCAATGCTAGCAACGCAGCCATCAACAGCTCGGTTATACAGCGGCAGATTGATGAAAAAACGCGTGCCGTCGAACAACTGCAAGGGGAGCGTGATCGTATAGCGGTGGAGGCGCGACTCGCCGAAGTGCAAGTGGGCGCGCTGAAGGCCGACATTGAAGACATCAAGCAGAAGTATGAAATACAATTGAAGTTGGCCAGCGAAAAGGAACGCCAACGCTTGGATACGCTCAAGCATGAATTGGAGGAGCTCATGCAACAACGCCTGAAGGAGCAGGAGCGTATACACAAAGACACATTGACGCGTGAATGGATTGCGCGCACCACTTACGAAGAGTGCAAAGCGCAACTAACCGAACTGCAAACACAATACATTGAGGCGCAACGCAACATCGACTACCTGACGGAAAACGAGCAAGAACTCAAAGAATCGCTGATCACCAGCGAAATGGAAGTGCGCAGCCTCAAAAAGCAATTGGACGAAAGCGTGCTGCAAGCATCCAAATTTATTACCGAACGCACAAAACTATACAATGAGAAGTTGCAAGTGGAGAAACGTTTAATGGACTTGCAACAACAGCTGAGCTCAGCTGAAAGACAACACACGACAACAGCACAGCGTGTCAAAGAGCTGGAAGCGCTACAACAAACGCTGAACGAACAATTGGCGCAAGCACAATTAGCCTTGGCAGCTAAACGTCTTAATGCCAGCGATGCATCTCAATCGGGCTATGCCTCGGACGAAGTGCAGAAGTCGAGTACGAAACGCGAAAGCAATTCGTCGCCCGATTTGGGTATACACAGCGATACGGGACGTGTGTCCAGCGTGGAATTGTCCAATCTGCAACGCTCGCTGCTAAAGACTGTGCCTATGCCAAGCGGTGGTGAAAAGGTCACTCAGGAag ATATCAGATACAGCAAACAGGATAAGGGTAACATCAACGCACTAGTGAGCAAGCGCCCACAACACAGTTCATCCTCTGATCTGGGTATTGAGAGCGATACGGGACGTACGTCCAGCATGGATATCAAAAATG AATCCCCAACCCGCACAGAGACGGATGACAGCAACACAGAAAATAAGATGAGTGTGGCGAACGTGAATACGAGTGCTACCGCCACCGCTGGCGCCAACGCAGGCACCCACCCCATACACGATTGCATTAAGGTAGAACAAGAAAATGCCGAATTGCGACGCAAACTCGTACAAACGAAGCGCGCATTCGAAGAGACGTATAAAAAATTGCACATTGCAAATCAGCGTAAAGAAACCTTCCAGAAAGAGATTAAAGATCAAATactaaaaacgaaaaatgtactaaaatatGCGCGCCTACATATGGCTAAAGTGCAGCAACCTAATGCACCGCATCATCATGAAACCGAAGCACATGAGCAAGAAACACAACACaatcaacaacagcaaaaacaacatcatcatcatcaacaacaacaacgtaatgTAACAAATGATGGTGGCGCCAGCACGTCAAAATCAAGTAGTGATGCACCGCATTAA
- the LOC105226658 gene encoding centrosomin isoform X5: protein MEHSYGVGFPCVSLQGHGTTSPPVQGRSVREFEEQMASLRKENFNLKLRLYFLEESVPGYHQANAEGHDSLMKQLIETKVEIEILRKELEQKQELLKEAAQAMNHMEDIQKETESKGQAFIEELKQKIQFLEMERDLDKTQQSGFMNDLLGHSEISENVNTLQKIRELEGMVTQSESKIMAMQTQNNKFEELLAKRDETIKEYEEKVKELAFQNAELLEMMENKEKDMANIELNLKSLRLCNADLKEDNSNLIEALKSTQDNFHKEFSNMKVCEKRMREQQDALSQMQRDLKEKKIALADKLCELDDAQQELVKLRKSYDTACRTLQQLLQREKQQQQDGVNRALSDSEALQNHLQKCDHENTIKNLEAEVKKKTAALQNLVNNELWQKNREIERLTKLVNANTTTTSPLSPTAARKNLESLQLQQSFTESDYAKALEHNKLLQRKVDVLNQRLISGRSNEALIEELRLEARTARAEADNAETCRVAYAKVFGALSDRLYELAGFLNSLMKHKEVLSFLSTDRRRAMRTAVDCSLDLSTSIRETLTTGDQSFEGLSNLSRLLLDDDEHDVVGLTNKTLNSHEHLRARHSFDVLRSENKALRKILDSRRSCGGTADYAKDAKDRRSLPPFLLDNLSESEAWSEPDRQVSMARIGLEEHGATATNVSVKDTISKQAPATADTDSESESDALQQSRTTKLRNQERITQLEKLIAQRDERILMVQFQLVEADNNLKKESLRAITLTQEVEQLRQRNEELITDLIAIGSEPSNASNAAINSSVIQRQIDEKTRAVEQLQGERDRIAVEARLAEVQVGALKADIEDIKQKYEIQLKLASEKERQRLDTLKHELEELMQQRLKEQERIHKDTLTREWIARTTYEECKAQLTELQTQYIEAQRNIDYLTENEQELKESLITSEMEVRSLKKQLDESVLQASKFITERTKLYNEKLQVEKRLMDLQQQLSSAERQHTTTAQRVKELEALQQTLNEQLAQAQLALAAKRLNASDASQSGYASDEVQKSSTKRESNSSPDLGIHSDTGRVSSVELSNLQRSLLKTVPMPSGGEKVTQEDIRYSKQDKGNINALVSKRPQHSSSSDLGIESDTGRTSSMDIKNESPTRTETDDSNTENKMSVANVNTSATATAGANAGTHPIHDCIKVEQENAELRRKLVQTKRAFEETYKKLHIANQRKETFQKEIKDQILKTKNVLKYARLHMAKVQQPNAPHHHETEAHEQETQHNQQQQKQHHHHQQQQRNVTNDGGASTSKSSSDAPH from the exons ATGGAGCATTCAT ATGGTGTTGGATTTCCCTGTGTCAGCCTACAGGGCCACGGCACGACCTCGCCGCCGGTGCAGGGTCGCTCCGTGCGCGAATTCGAAGAGCAAATGGCATCGCTGCgcaaagaaaatttcaatttgaagcTGCGTTTATATTTCCTCGAGGAGAGTGTGCCAGGTTATCATCAAGCGAATGCCGAGGGTCATGATTCGCTTATGAAGCAGCTGATCGAAACAAAG gttgaaattgaaattttacgtAAGGAACTGGAGCAGAAACAGGAGTTATTAAAGGAAGCTGCGCAAGCTATGAATCACATGGAGGATATACAGAAAGAAACTGAGTCAAAGGGGCAGGCTTTTATTGAAGAACTCAAGCAGAAGATACAGTTTTTGGAG ATGGAACGCGACTTGGATAAGACTCAACAAAGCGGTTTTATGAACGATTTGCTTGGACATTCAGAGATTTCGGAAAATGTCAATACTTTACAAAAA ATACGTGAACTTGAGGGCATGGTCACACAGTCGGAGAGCAAAATAATGGCAATGCAAACACAGAATAACAAGTTCGAAGAGCTGCTTGCGAAGCGTGATGAGACAATCAAGGAATATGAGGAGAAAGTGAAGGAATTGGCTTTCCAAAATGCTGAACTCTTGGAGATGATGGAGAACAAGGAAAAGGATATGGCCAATATTGAG CTTAATTTGAAAAGTCTACGTCTGTGTAATGCCGATCTGAAGGAAGATAATAGCAACTTAATTGAAGCTTTGAAGTCCACACAAGATAATTTCCATAAAGAGTTTTCAAATATGAAAGTATGCGAAAAGCGCATGCGCGAACAGCAGGATGCATTGAGCCAAATGCAA cgcGACTTGAAGGAGAAGAAGATCGCGTTGGCTGATAAATTGTGCGAGTTGGACGATGCGCAACAGGAGTTGGTGAAGCTGCGCAAAAGCTATGACACCGCTTGTCGTACGCTGCAACAGCTCTTGCAACGCgagaagcagcagcaacaagatGGCGTCAATCGTGCCTTGAGCGACTCGGAGGCTTTACAAAATCACTTGCAGAAATGCGATCATGAGAATACGATCAAGAATCTGGAAGCCGAAGTCAAGAAGAAGACTGCAGCCTTGCAG AATCTCGTCAACAATGAACTTTGGCAAAAGAATCGCGAAATCGAACGTCTCACAAAGTTGGTCAATGCTAATACGACGACGACATCGCCACTCTCACCAACAGCCGCACGCAAAAATCTTGAGTCCCTCCAATTGCAGCAATCATTCACCGAAAGTGATTACGCCAAAGCGCTGGAGCACAACAAGCTGCTACAACGTAAAGTGGATGTGTTGAATCAGCGTTTGATCAGCGGACGTAGTAATGAAGCGCTGATCGAAGAATTGCGCTTGGAAGCGCGCACAGCACGTGCCGAAGCCGACAATGCAGAAACCTGTCGAGTCGCATATGCCAAAGTCTTCGGTGCGCTATCGGATCGTCTGTACGAGTTGGCCGGTTTCCTCAATTCGCTTATGAAGCACAAGGAGGTGTTGAGCTTCCTGTCAACGGATCGCCGACGTGCCATGCGCACGGCTGTCGACTGCAGTCTCGATTTGTCGACAAGCATACGTGAGACACTGACCACCGGCGATCAAAGCTTTGAAGGTTTAAGCAATTTATCGCGCCTGCTATTGGACGACGATGAGCATGACGTTGTTGGACTCACCAATAAGACACTAAATTCGCACGAACACTTGCGTGCGCGTCACTCCTTCGATGTATTGCGCTCGGAGAATAAGGCATTGCGTAAGATATTGGATAGTCGCCGCAGTTGTGGCGGCACTGCGGACTATGCGAAGGATGCCAAAGACCGACGCTCATTGCCACCATTTTTGTTAGATAATCTGAGCGAATCGGAGGCGTGGTCCGAACCAGATCGTCAAGTGTCGATGGCGCGCATTGGACTGGAGGAGCACGGCGCTACAGCGACAAATGTCTCAGTGAAGGACACGATCAGCAAGCAAGCGCCAGCAACGGCCGACACGGACAGCGAGAGCGAAAGTGATGCGTTGCAACAGAGCCGCACAACAAAACTGCGCAATCAGGAGCGTATTACGCAGCTGGAGAAGTTGATAGCACAGCGTGATGAGCGCATCTTAATGGTGCAGTTTCAATTGGTCGAGGCTGACAACAATCTGAAGAAAGAATCTCTACGTGCCATAACGCTGACGCAAGAAGTCGAACAGTTGCGTCAACGCAATGAAGAATTAATCACCGATCTGATCGCGATCGGCAGTGAGCCATCCAATGCTAGCAACGCAGCCATCAACAGCTCGGTTATACAGCGGCAGATTGATGAAAAAACGCGTGCCGTCGAACAACTGCAAGGGGAGCGTGATCGTATAGCGGTGGAGGCGCGACTCGCCGAAGTGCAAGTGGGCGCGCTGAAGGCCGACATTGAAGACATCAAGCAGAAGTATGAAATACAATTGAAGTTGGCCAGCGAAAAGGAACGCCAACGCTTGGATACGCTCAAGCATGAATTGGAGGAGCTCATGCAACAACGCCTGAAGGAGCAGGAGCGTATACACAAAGACACATTGACGCGTGAATGGATTGCGCGCACCACTTACGAAGAGTGCAAAGCGCAACTAACCGAACTGCAAACACAATACATTGAGGCGCAACGCAACATCGACTACCTGACGGAAAACGAGCAAGAACTCAAAGAATCGCTGATCACCAGCGAAATGGAAGTGCGCAGCCTCAAAAAGCAATTGGACGAAAGCGTGCTGCAAGCATCCAAATTTATTACCGAACGCACAAAACTATACAATGAGAAGTTGCAAGTGGAGAAACGTTTAATGGACTTGCAACAACAGCTGAGCTCAGCTGAAAGACAACACACGACAACAGCACAGCGTGTCAAAGAGCTGGAAGCGCTACAACAAACGCTGAACGAACAATTGGCGCAAGCACAATTAGCCTTGGCAGCTAAACGTCTTAATGCCAGCGATGCATCTCAATCGGGCTATGCCTCGGACGAAGTGCAGAAGTCGAGTACGAAACGCGAAAGCAATTCGTCGCCCGATTTGGGTATACACAGCGATACGGGACGTGTGTCCAGCGTGGAATTGTCCAATCTGCAACGCTCGCTGCTAAAGACTGTGCCTATGCCAAGCGGTGGTGAAAAGGTCACTCAGGAag ATATCAGATACAGCAAACAGGATAAGGGTAACATCAACGCACTAGTGAGCAAGCGCCCACAACACAGTTCATCCTCTGATCTGGGTATTGAGAGCGATACGGGACGTACGTCCAGCATGGATATCAAAAATG AATCCCCAACCCGCACAGAGACGGATGACAGCAACACAGAAAATAAGATGAGTGTGGCGAACGTGAATACGAGTGCTACCGCCACCGCTGGCGCCAACGCAGGCACCCACCCCATACACGATTGCATTAAGGTAGAACAAGAAAATGCCGAATTGCGACGCAAACTCGTACAAACGAAGCGCGCATTCGAAGAGACGTATAAAAAATTGCACATTGCAAATCAGCGTAAAGAAACCTTCCAGAAAGAGATTAAAGATCAAATactaaaaacgaaaaatgtactaaaatatGCGCGCCTACATATGGCTAAAGTGCAGCAACCTAATGCACCGCATCATCATGAAACCGAAGCACATGAGCAAGAAACACAACACaatcaacaacagcaaaaacaacatcatcatcatcaacaacaacaacgtaatgTAACAAATGATGGTGGCGCCAGCACGTCAAAATCAAGTAGTGATGCACCGCATTAA